The genomic stretch TTTGATTGTCTACGAGTAAAATATGCTTAATAGCCATATGAAACATCTAGGAAAGGACTTGAGACTAGGCGTTTAAGTTAAATGTGATTAATTTGTGAATGCATATAAGatgtttggtgaaatgtcaaagagAAATTTGTGTGTTATGATTGCTACTCTGTGCGGGTGAGAAAATTAAAAGTTCTAATTGCCAAATGGTAATGGCAGtcaaattgttaaaaatctGATGGGAGGCTTCTTAAATTACTCCTTTTTAAGCATACCATTCACTTTCAGCCGGCACATCCTACAAAATATCTGCACTGCAGTCCGCATTTGGGAAATTAATTCAAACCAAGATATCCGAAATATTTCCCCTAAGAATTACTTTGGATGCAAATACTAAAATTCTAAACAGAAATGATGTTTATGATTCtttaacaagtcaagaaatagATGGACCAACCATTTTTATGGATCAGAATTTGTACTTACCAGTAAGTTCAACTTGCCGTCGAAGGTGGAAGAGACATTCTTTATTAGTTCCTCTCTTTCTGTTCTTGAAGCCTTATCGCAAGTTGAACCATAGACTTTGAAACCCTGTGCTCCCCATTCTTGCAGCCTTTCATTAAGTTCCTTTTGGTTTCTTGAACATGTGTATACTGTGGCTCCAAATCCTGCTAACTCTTCCACTATGGAATGCCtgaaattttgggtcaaatagTTAAAATGGGGACACGCATTTTGAATGTTGCATTAAAGCTACTAGGGACATAATCGCACATATATACTAGAACCAGTGAAGGAAGTAAGGATTTATGTATACGAAACGAGATATGACCGTGATTGAGTAGGTTTTTCTGCTCATTAAAAGTTGTCCAATTGGTTGTTAACAGTTAACATACCCTTTTGAGGAGTGAATGAGAAAACTAATGTTGAAATGAATTTACTAATTTTttgatataaatataaataccaGGAACTACATTTGAAGAAATTTGCTTACCCAATGCCTCTGGTGCCACCAGTAACAAGGGCAGTCATTCCATTAAGAGACCACCTACCACTCAATTGTTCACTTGCCATGCTTTCAATGGCTTCCGACTGGGTTGAGAAAAACGCAAGCTGGAGGGAAAGAAATGACCAGATAGATTTTTTATCATGATAAAGATGCAAGGATAGATGATACCTGTATATGTACGCTACCTGTTAAACCACAAAAAGTACTTCAAGATTTTGTGAGATGGGAGGTCAGAGTTTTGAATCTTGCCTTCTATTAATTGTCACtttatgtaatttttttaaatccaaCAGGTGTCAAGGGGCATCCGTCTAATTCAAAGGTAATTTAGTCTCTTTCTATTCCTAATAATCCAGTTAGAATTGTCCTTTTCCTCGTTATTTAGGAGCAAGAGTAGGTAAAGACATAGATTATtgacatttgaaaaaaaatctgcCAAAAGTATAATAATCATTGAAATCTACTATCCATCACAATATTGCACTTAAGCTAATGGTCAGCCGGCTGCAGCCCAATGGCGTAAATATACCAATGGATAAATGTGGTTTTATTGACTAAGATTCCACTGGGGCCCTCTAACATTGTCCTTCAATTAAACAGAGAaagtgtatgtatatatgtggttTGAAGGTCATATTAATGATTTGGGTTACTTGGCTTGGAAGTCTGTGGGAATCGGTCCAAGTTTCATCCATACATATTAATTACCACTGCTTACTTGCTAGGAAGGAGTCTTGCGCCACTCTCAATCATAAGATATGGAGAATTAAGATGACTCCAAGCTCCATAATAAGACAAGCATAGTGGTTGAAGTATTCATAAATACGATTATGtgtattctcttttttttttgtccaaaaaatACGACTTTGTGTATTCAAGTAAAAAATTTGGGGGTTTACGCCAATGGGATAGGTAGCAAGTTCAATCAAACTCATTTATTGTAAACTTGTCATTACTAGCTAAAATACTCCAAATGAATGATTTTTATTCTTATGTTCTCAAATAAATGAATTATCTACTTCGATTTTTTCGAGCATTAAAATTGGTACAGGTGGTTTACTATAGAAATGTGTCTCACATGGCTTGTTCTGCTGCTAAAGCTTAGGGGCTTGAAGCACGTATACGTTTTACTATTATTCTTGTCATCATTTGGTTATTTCCGCTTCCAGATATGCTAAAACTGAAAGTCATGTTCTTTTTCAGTACTGGATAGCTCAACGGGATGGAATAAGTGAAAGGAAGCAGGGAAGATTAGCATTAATCATGAAATTCCATATGGATGGTTCTAGTCAAACATGGGGTGCATCGGACACAGTCTCTCTTTTGGTCTTAGTTGTTATAGGTGTTTTCTGATTGCGCTACTACTTTTGTAGTTGTGACCCTGTCACATTTTGTTCAGCTTAGTCAGGGACTATTATGCAGTAGTTGTTCTAATGCTTAACCATGATAAAACCTCAGTAGTTTTATATAAGCAGCTACTTACTACATGCTACATTTTGCTGTAAAGTACTATGGAGGATGCCCTTACCACATTAATAGCGGTGTAACATCCATTCTATCGTAGGAGCACGTACTCTTATTTATTTCTGCGAGCATTAGAAGTTTTTACTCCAAAACGAATGTATCGTTTCGTTTGGACCAAAAAAATGTGTTGCTTTCCTATATAGACTGACGGCATTTTTATGAGAGAGCATCGGCCTTTGTGAATTTAAGTGCCGCGATTTCCTCAGTAAGCCATTAGCAGAAGTCCAAACAAATACTATCTTCCCACGTCCTCTACGAATAAACAACGAATCCACCTTTCTATTTAATGACAATCTGCCATTAGGAATAATGGGACAAACTTTTAGCTAGGCACCTGCATCATATTAACAGTTAATTCCTGCACCATGGACATAGAAGAACCAAGCAGCTCAACTTTCCAATCCCGCCAAAAAGATGACAATGGATGGATCACTTTTCCTTTTATCACAGATATATCCCATAAGTCTCGCAGCAAATTAGTGTTTGTCATATGCACTCAGGAAAACGGGTCGAATTCGGGTCAAACCGTGGGTGATCCGATACGACCCGATCACctgtttatgaattaaaaattattttacctAACTaaattaagttattcttttttttttcaaaggcattaatcacttaatcctaaatgaatttatttaacttattcgaagttgaaattattatatttggacaaataatgtattatattattttttacttttatactgcttttatttattttatatttggtttggaataaaacacttttacggtgtttttaatttattttagatttggtttgggattatttatttaaatttttattacttgattatgtaattagtcttgTGTGAATTAGAAATTATAGtggtaaattaataaattaaaattaagttttggGTCATTCGGGTCGTCCCGCCAACCCAAAACCTGGAATTTTCAGATTCGAGTCAGATATCCTGACCcatttcgggttggcgggtcaagTTCGGGTCAGCCAGTTTTCTCTTATACCTGGGTCTCAACCCGACCCGTCACTCCGATTTggacccgattgccacccctaattatattggtaaaaaaataacatattttacaaattattccaatttatttagaaaatgttactaatttcATTAGAAATTATGAAATGTAATCATGGTTTATTAATTTTTAACTAAATATAAATACTACATACGAAAGGAAAATATATTTGactttgttttactttgattagaaaaacTTGTGGTAGAAATAACAAAATAGTGACAGGGGTGCAAATTTCAAATCAACAACCAACGTACACTTAATTACGATAATTTTTTAGTTGACCAAACTAATATATGCCATAAAGTAGTAACATTTGATCATTTATAAATTGGCAATTTTAGCAGTTTATATACAATTCACctataaaaattatgattattataaaatgacattttataataatttacatactatttgccaattaaaagtaagtttgataaaaaaaatgtgcatataaatccatattgtaaatgatacaaaatatatttgaatCTCACGAAACTTGATATGTGGGTAAATTTACTATAGTTTTCAAAGATTATGCCACATTAGTACAAATTtaacttttatacttgtgacctagaaaataaatttattagaaCACATAACCTTTGTAAATGATAcatacatttattaaaatgcttaaaacacataacattGATGAATGATACATACaatcatatattatacatttacgttaccaacaattactaattataatattaagtttcaatcattaataaaaaaatcttagcattattttaaataaacttcctaatacttgtttcatataagtttctttaagtaaaatagtaaatttatgccacaaactagtaagtcttgatgattaaccaaatttactattttatcaacaggatttactattaatccgtgaaaacttactattacttgaactaaacttactctccaaaaagtaagtttcgaatatagagtagtaatttattttttttttaaaaagtaactttcatttttatttcaatttgcTTTTTAAGacataaataggataacacttgGATGAccatttttgatttttttatttacttttagcgatcatttgattatttgataggtctatccacctaaataggataacacttaaaaataaaaaagtaagtTTTCTATCTAAAATAATAAGTTAAccgtaataaattagtaacttttatacttcaaaaggtgagttggaataaatattaaacttactttttaaataaataaattactactttatatcccaaacttactttttagaaagtaagtttaattcaagtaatagtaagtttttatacataaatagtaactCTTACTAATAATATGGCaaattgattaataatcaaaacttaCTGATTTATGAGACACATGtgctattttattttaaaacatatttcaaaatagtattaggaaatttatttgaaataacgataagatgttttattaatgattaattcttagtaccttagttagtaagtactcataatatacctgtataatacatgattataggtataatttaaaaaaattatttatatattttaaaatactatgaaaaatagtttgacttttcacataatcttgtgaaatatgtaataaaattttgtcgtattataagcttttaatcattttcaatttttgaaaaatttgaaagttcgaataacaataacaacaaatcttcctagttatatatagaatattacttgattatatatcaaaatttttgtaatttaacacctatgaatataataagatgataaagttttaataaatttacatctgagacacaagaaataataagagtaaaagcctaaacaaaatgagaaataatataataataaaaatgacaaaattagtataacaattcatataa from Coffea eugenioides isolate CCC68of chromosome 8, Ceug_1.0, whole genome shotgun sequence encodes the following:
- the LOC113779771 gene encoding tropinone reductase 2-like, which codes for MASEQLSGRWSLNGMTALVTGGTRGIGHSIVEELAGFGATVYTCSRNQKELNERLQEWGAQGFKVYGSTCDKASRTEREELIKNVSSTFDGKLNLLVSTNSDP